In Anaerococcus prevotii DSM 20548, the genomic window TTATGAAAATATCGGCGTCTCTCGATAAATTAAGGCTAATAAGAAGCCTTTCCCTAAGACCCTTGGACAGATCCTTGGTCATCTTATCACGAGGAATACTCAGATAATCAAGGAGCTTATCGCTTTGGTTTTTGTCAAAGTCCTTATAGAAGTCTCCATACATATCTATTGTCTCCCTTACAGTAAGCTTCTCATAAAGATAATATGAATCTGGTAAATATGAGATCATAGACTTAGTCTCGATACCAGGACTTTTCCCATCGATTAAAATCTTTCCAGAATCCTTTTTCAAAAGACCTACTATAAGCTTAAGGAGGGTCGACTTTCCTGATCCATTAGGACCCAAGAGACCCACGACCTTGCCCTTTTCTATTTCTAGACTTAAATCATCAATAGCAAGGGTCTCCTTGTATTTTTTTGTTAAATTATCAATTGTAATAATCTTATCCATTGGCCATTCCCCTCATTTCTAATAACCTTAGGGCCTTGTCATAATCAAGGCCAAGGGATTTCATATTATCCAAAAACTCGTTTATAAATCTATTGGAAAACTCATCCTTCAGTCTTCTTATAATATCATCATTTGCAATAATATAATAATAGTCAATAGCCTCAAAGACGAAGCCTGCCTTAATCATGCTCGCGATTGCAAGGTCCACGTAGTGTGGATTTACCTTAAACTTGTTGGTAAAAAAGGTCTTGGCATAAAGCTTATCCCCGTCCTTGAGTTTTCCTGAAATAATCTCCAAGGCAATAAAATCTCTGATTTCTTCTTGTTTTGTCCTATAAGTCATAAGCCCTCAACTAATAAAATCTATATCCAAATCGTACATCTTTACCCCATCGAGGAAAACACGCATTAGCTTATCCCCATAATCGCCGAGGTTTGTAAAAATTTTCTTGTAATTGATTATCCTAAAAGAGGCGTCGACGTAAATAAGCTGGTCGAAAAGGGCGTCCAGGTTTTCTACCTTATAATCAAAATCGAAATTCTCATTTAAAATCTCGTAGAATCTTTCCTTGTCAGTAAACAAGTTCGCATCAATATTAATCATGGATGTATCCTTTCAAATGTCTCGTAATGGTCCTTGGTGTAGTAGATGTTTATATCTTCATCGAAAATTATCCTCTCGGCTCCTCGCCTTCCGCCCTTGTAGTTGACGTCAGCTTCCTTATAATTTCCTTCGGGAAGATTTCCTTCGAAGTTTCCGAAATGATCTCCACCGATCACAGCCTTGTCCGTAACATCCCACAAATTACCATCCTTAGGAGACCAACCTAAATCTATTGCCTCCTTCTTGGTGATATAATTTGGAGGAAGATGGTTAAATTCGACAAGGTATGAGGAAACATCCTCCAAGCTATAGTAAGATCCATCCTCATCTAGAATCTTTCCTTCTTCTCCAATATTTTCTTCTATTATCTCTTCATTTATCTTAATATCCTTATCATTTGTAAGCCTACAAGATGTAAAAATCAAGGCCAGGATAATTAAAAGATAAGAAAAATACTTTTTGACTTTCATTTTTCATCTCCTTATGGTATCATTATAACAGATTCTCTTGGAGGAGAGGAAGGAATTTTAGAAAATATTTAAAATTTCTCAAAAAAGATTTGACAAAAAGAAATATATGTCGTATACTATAATAGTCAGTTGATAACGGGGTGTGGCGCAGCTTGGTAGCGCGCGTGTTTTGGGAACATGAGGTCGAAGGTTCGAATCCTTTCACCCCGACCAGAATTTAAGCTAGGTTTTATGACCTGGCTTTTTTTGTACGAATTTTTAAGTAACTACTATATATTATTAATTATAACATTATTGATGTTTGCGGCTTTGAGAAGGTGAGGATCGAAGATCCGAATCCTTTCACCCCGACCATAAATTTAAACTAGGTTTTAAAACCTAGTTTTTTTGTGCTCATTTTTAAGTAATCACTATATATTAATAATTGTAGGAATTATTGATGTTTGCGGCTTTGAGAAGGTGAGGATCGAAGATCCGAATCCTTTCACCCCGACCATAAATTTAAACTAGGTTTTAAAACCTAGTTTTTTTGTGCTCATTTTTAAGTAATCACTATATATTAATAATTGTAGGAATTATTGATGTTTGCGGCTTTGAGAAGGTGAGGATCGATGGTGCTAATGCTTTCATAGTAAATTAACATTTGGAAAGAGATATCTCGACTTCGCTTCGCTTCGCTCGACGGTAGTTTTCGGATTCAGGACAAGCATAGCCTGTCCTTTATCTCGAAAAGCCTCGATTAAGGTCTGCCATCAATTCACTTACGTTCACTGTGGCCAGTACAATTAGATATAAGGGGTGGTTTGGTGACATAAGGGGAGTTTTACCTCCTAGGATCAGTTCTTTTTAAACTTTTCTACTAAAAAATCCCTCGGTTTTTTATTTTCCAAGGGATTTTTGTTTTATTTGTTTTTTCTTGTGTATTTTATTCTTTTAATTAGTCTCACTAGTAGGAGGATTATTAGGATTATTCCAAGGCCTGCTCCTAATTTTGTTAGAAGGCTTGCTCTTTGTACTCTTTTTACTGGAGTTTGGTCTTCTTTTTTATCTTCTTTCTTTTCTTCTCCATTTGCTTCTTTTGGCTCTTCGTATCTTATGCAGTTTACTAGGAGTCTGTCTGGGCGTGGTGGGTAGAAGGGTGAACAGGTTAGGAGGGTTAGGACGTCTTGGTCTCCTCTTTTTTCTAGTCTATCCCAATCATATGGGCCTATTACTTCTTTGTCGCTTACCTTGTAGTGGAGGGTCTCAGTTGCTCTTTTGATGTAGACGTCATCTCCTTCGACTAGTTCGTCTACATAAAGAAACATGGTATCTCCCCACCAGTCTCTGTGGCCTGCTATGACTGACCTTGTTCCCTTTCCTCCTACAGGAATGCTTGTTCCTTCTACTTGGGCAACTCCTCTTGATATGTGATCAAGTGTCGCATCAAGATAGATTGGGAGATTCTTGCCGAGTTTTGGGATTTCTAGGTAGGCGAAGACTTCGTTTGAGTTTTTGAAGTAGTTGTAACGGTTCTGGTTGTCTTCTGTAGTGAAAGGATCTAGGATGCTGGTGTCGGAGTTTTTGACTAACTCATTGTATTTTTCGGCAGCCTTGTTTTCTTCTTCGATTTCTTCTTTTGGTCTATTTGCTTGCTCTTTCTCGAATTCTTCTACTCTCTTGTTATAGGAGATCTCGTTTGCAGTCCTATTTATCAAGGGCACTGTTACAAAAAGTAGGCCAATAAGGATAAGAAGATATCCTATGAAGCTAATTTTTGTTAGTTTTGATTGTTTTTTCAATATCTTCTACCTCTTTTCTTAAGTTTAGTGATTTTCTCTTTTCTCTTGTGGATACAATTATCAAAAATACCAGTATAGGCATTAGTATTAGCAATAATTGGAAAAAGTCTGGTTTAAATCTCGGCGTATTGGCAATACCATCATCTATAGCCTCTTGGTAAGGAATCCTGTAGCCTCTAACCAAAAGCCTGTGTGAGTTTATCATATAT contains:
- a CDS encoding ribonuclease domain-containing protein translates to MKVKKYFSYLLIILALIFTSCRLTNDKDIKINEEIIEENIGEEGKILDEDGSYYSLEDVSSYLVEFNHLPPNYITKKEAIDLGWSPKDGNLWDVTDKAVIGGDHFGNFEGNLPEGNYKEADVNYKGGRRGAERIIFDEDINIYYTKDHYETFERIHP
- a CDS encoding GntR family transcriptional regulator, with the protein product MTYRTKQEEIRDFIALEIISGKLKDGDKLYAKTFFTNKFKVNPHYVDLAIASMIKAGFVFEAIDYYYIIANDDIIRRLKDEFSNRFINEFLDNMKSLGLDYDKALRLLEMRGMANG
- a CDS encoding ABC transporter ATP-binding protein, with protein sequence MDKIITIDNLTKKYKETLAIDDLSLEIEKGKVVGLLGPNGSGKSTLLKLIVGLLKKDSGKILIDGKSPGIETKSMISYLPDSYYLYEKLTVRETIDMYGDFYKDFDKNQSDKLLDYLSIPRDKMTKDLSKGLRERLLISLNLSRDADIFIMDEPVDGVDPVAKQAVIDMIIEKMAKDKTFIITTHQIGDLENLFEDIIFLDKGKVLMHKDAIAIREENMMEISDYYKEVYGLL
- a CDS encoding class C sortase, which encodes MKKQSKLTKISFIGYLLILIGLLFVTVPLINRTANEISYNKRVEEFEKEQANRPKEEIEEENKAAEKYNELVKNSDTSILDPFTTEDNQNRYNYFKNSNEVFAYLEIPKLGKNLPIYLDATLDHISRGVAQVEGTSIPVGGKGTRSVIAGHRDWWGDTMFLYVDELVEGDDVYIKRATETLHYKVSDKEVIGPYDWDRLEKRGDQDVLTLLTCSPFYPPRPDRLLVNCIRYEEPKEANGEEKKEDKKEDQTPVKRVQRASLLTKLGAGLGIILIILLLVRLIKRIKYTRKNK
- a CDS encoding barstar family protein; this encodes MINIDANLFTDKERFYEILNENFDFDYKVENLDALFDQLIYVDASFRIINYKKIFTNLGDYGDKLMRVFLDGVKMYDLDIDFIS